The following coding sequences lie in one Bacteroides helcogenes P 36-108 genomic window:
- the uvrA gene encoding excinuclease ABC subunit UvrA encodes MAENTSIIIKGARVNNLKNIDVEIPRNKLVVITGLSGSGKSSLAFDTLYAEGQRRYVESLSSYARQFLGRMSKPECDFIKGIPPAIAIEQKVSSRNPRSTVGTSTEIYEYFRLLYARIGKTFSPVSGQEVKKHSAEDIVKCVLEHPEGTKYTILTPILLREGRNMQQQLEIDMKQGFNRLEVNGEMIRIDEYKPKAKDTVFLLIDRMTVSSEKDSVSRLTDSAETAMYEGDGACLLRFYQPDGTTCLYRFSTKFEADGITFEEPNDQMFSFNSPIGACPMCEGFGRVVGIDEHLVVPNRTLSVYDGAIVCWRGEVMGEWRDMVIHGAEKAGFPIFTPYYELTDEQRRMLWEGTPYFEGINAFFKMVQENQYKIQYRVMLARYRGKTLCPKCHGTRLKPEAGYVRVGGRNISELVDLPITELKIFFDNLKLERHDADVARRILTEINSRIQFLLDVGLGYLTMNRLSNSLSGGESQRINLATSLGSSLVGSLYILDEPSIGLHSRDTDKLIHVLRQLQKLGNTVVVVEHDEEIIRAADYIIDIGPKAGRLGGEVVYQGDMNNLQKNSDSYTVRYLLGEETIPVPDHRRPWNNYIEIKGARENNLKGVDVRFPLNVMTVVTGVSGSGKSTLVRDIFYRALKRELDECSDRPGEFASIGGDLQNLRNVEFVDQNPIGKSSRSNPVTYIKAYDEIRKLWAEQPLAKQMGYSAGYFSFNSEGGRCEECKGEGTITVEMQFMADLVLECESCHGKRFKADTLEVKFHDVNIYDVLNMTINQAVEFFTQYGQKKIVKKLQPLQDVGLGYIKLGQSSSTLSGGENQRVKLAYYLSQEKADPTLFIFDEPTTGLHFHDIKKLLEAFDALIRRGHSIVIIEHNLDVVKCADHVIDLGPEGGDKGGNIVATGTPEEVAQCAASYTGQFLKEKLNSSLHTQK; translated from the coding sequence ATGGCAGAAAATACATCAATTATCATAAAAGGAGCCCGCGTCAACAATCTGAAGAATATCGACGTAGAGATTCCTCGCAACAAATTAGTCGTTATTACCGGCTTGTCCGGTTCCGGCAAGTCCTCGCTTGCATTCGATACCCTGTATGCAGAGGGTCAGCGCCGCTATGTAGAAAGCCTCAGCAGTTATGCCCGGCAATTCTTGGGACGTATGAGCAAGCCGGAATGTGATTTCATCAAAGGCATCCCGCCCGCCATCGCCATCGAGCAGAAGGTTAGCAGCCGCAATCCACGGTCCACAGTAGGTACTTCGACCGAAATATACGAATACTTCCGATTGCTCTATGCCCGTATTGGAAAAACATTCAGCCCCGTCAGCGGACAAGAAGTGAAAAAACACTCTGCAGAAGATATAGTGAAGTGCGTGCTGGAACATCCAGAAGGTACGAAATATACGATATTGACTCCTATATTGCTACGCGAAGGCCGCAATATGCAACAGCAACTGGAGATTGATATGAAGCAGGGATTCAACCGTCTGGAAGTGAACGGAGAAATGATACGTATTGACGAATACAAACCTAAAGCAAAAGATACGGTTTTCCTGCTGATAGACCGCATGACGGTTTCTTCCGAAAAAGACTCTGTCAGCCGTCTGACCGACTCTGCCGAAACCGCCATGTACGAAGGAGACGGAGCTTGCCTACTGCGTTTCTATCAACCCGACGGCACTACTTGCCTATACCGTTTCAGCACCAAATTCGAGGCGGACGGAATCACTTTTGAAGAGCCCAATGACCAGATGTTCTCCTTCAACTCTCCCATCGGAGCCTGCCCCATGTGTGAAGGATTCGGACGCGTGGTCGGCATAGACGAACATTTAGTAGTACCTAACCGTACACTATCCGTCTATGACGGCGCCATAGTATGCTGGCGTGGTGAAGTAATGGGCGAATGGCGGGATATGGTTATACATGGAGCTGAAAAGGCCGGCTTCCCCATCTTTACTCCTTATTATGAACTGACCGACGAACAACGCCGGATGCTTTGGGAAGGGACACCTTACTTTGAAGGAATCAACGCTTTCTTCAAAATGGTACAAGAAAACCAATACAAAATACAATATCGTGTGATGTTGGCACGCTATCGTGGCAAGACACTTTGCCCCAAATGCCACGGCACACGCCTGAAGCCTGAAGCCGGCTATGTGCGTGTAGGCGGGCGCAATATCTCCGAATTGGTGGATCTGCCCATCACGGAATTGAAGATCTTCTTCGACAATCTCAAGTTGGAACGGCATGACGCTGATGTAGCTCGCCGCATCTTGACTGAAATAAACAGCCGCATCCAATTCCTGCTGGATGTAGGCTTGGGATATCTCACTATGAACCGCTTGAGTAATTCTCTGTCCGGTGGTGAAAGTCAGCGCATCAATCTTGCCACCTCCTTGGGCAGCAGCTTAGTAGGAAGTCTCTACATCCTTGATGAACCAAGTATCGGTCTGCACAGTCGGGATACAGATAAGCTGATTCATGTACTTCGTCAATTGCAGAAATTGGGCAATACCGTAGTTGTAGTGGAACATGACGAAGAAATCATACGTGCGGCAGATTACATCATCGATATAGGGCCTAAGGCCGGACGTTTGGGCGGAGAAGTGGTTTATCAGGGTGACATGAACAACTTGCAAAAAAACAGTGACAGCTATACCGTCCGCTACCTTTTAGGTGAGGAAACCATTCCTGTACCGGATCATCGCCGTCCATGGAACAACTACATAGAGATAAAAGGGGCCAGAGAAAACAATCTGAAAGGAGTGGATGTACGTTTTCCCCTGAATGTAATGACTGTTGTAACAGGAGTCAGCGGTTCGGGCAAGAGTACGTTGGTACGTGACATATTCTACCGCGCCTTGAAACGTGAACTGGATGAATGCAGTGACCGGCCGGGTGAATTCGCTTCTATCGGAGGAGATCTGCAGAATCTTCGTAACGTAGAATTCGTCGATCAAAATCCTATCGGTAAGTCCTCGCGCAGCAATCCTGTAACCTATATCAAAGCTTATGATGAAATACGCAAGCTTTGGGCAGAGCAGCCACTTGCCAAGCAGATGGGATACAGTGCCGGATATTTCAGTTTCAACAGCGAAGGCGGCCGTTGCGAGGAATGTAAAGGTGAAGGTACAATCACCGTGGAAATGCAGTTCATGGCCGACCTGGTACTGGAATGCGAATCTTGTCACGGCAAACGTTTCAAGGCTGATACGCTGGAAGTGAAATTCCATGACGTCAATATTTACGACGTGCTGAATATGACCATTAACCAGGCCGTTGAGTTCTTCACACAATACGGGCAGAAGAAAATCGTCAAGAAGCTGCAACCTCTGCAGGATGTAGGTTTGGGATATATCAAATTAGGACAATCCTCCTCCACCTTGTCCGGCGGTGAGAACCAACGTGTGAAATTGGCATATTATCTCAGTCAGGAAAAAGCCGATCCTACTTTATTCATTTTTGACGAGCCTACTACCGGACTCCACTTTCACGACATCAAGAAACTACTCGAAGCTTTTGATGCGCTGATACGCCGCGGGCACAGCATTGTCATCATAGAGCACAATCTGGATGTGGTGAAGTGCGCTGACCATGTGATAGATCTCGGTCCCGAAGGAGGGGACAAAGGAGGAAACATCGTAGCTACCGGTACACCGGAGGAGGTGGCACAGTGCGCGGCAAGCTATACGGGGCAGTTCCTAAAGGAGAAGCTGAACAGCTCACTTCATACTCAGAAGTAA
- a CDS encoding AraC family transcriptional regulator produces the protein MDKFDLLLYSANFAFILTNLYGFLLKWFYKPKAYANSFERLYPAQRLVGMLYLLQIFQLPYLFNIGVPDALLYVNAFSALMFPSLMLVMCENYFFPENVHHKREYLLFLPAFLALFPLLLNAIGTISLPESFRPCLIGIVSVVFIYYFYRSLRMSGKIGLAIRLINEAEYSDDRDFPLRFAQYIQWLPVTISLLMAINFWADNVWVKFAWDVLFTVVNVWFVFFTLNPWRKPIFTEEEKDIIERKAKSNGTAFRLSDKKYEEICLQLHHQLEVEKIYLSPHLTMEELLKPLSSNRNYLSEAIARLGYKSFYDMINHYRVNHAIEMIQENSGMKMIAIAFECGFSSPAAMTKAFKQQGFPSPTSYKTK, from the coding sequence ATGGATAAATTCGATTTACTGCTGTATAGTGCCAACTTTGCATTTATACTCACCAATTTATACGGATTCCTTTTAAAATGGTTTTATAAGCCGAAAGCATACGCCAACAGTTTTGAAAGGCTCTATCCCGCCCAGCGTTTGGTCGGGATGCTTTATCTGCTGCAAATATTTCAGTTGCCTTATCTTTTTAACATCGGAGTTCCCGATGCATTGCTGTATGTCAATGCGTTCTCCGCGTTGATGTTCCCGTCGCTCATGCTGGTGATGTGTGAAAACTATTTTTTCCCGGAGAATGTGCATCATAAACGGGAGTACCTGCTATTCTTGCCGGCATTCCTTGCATTGTTTCCTCTTCTTTTAAATGCCATCGGCACTATATCACTACCGGAAAGCTTTCGCCCTTGCCTTATCGGCATCGTGAGCGTGGTGTTCATTTACTATTTCTATCGCTCATTGCGTATGTCGGGGAAGATAGGTCTGGCTATAAGGTTAATAAACGAGGCTGAATATTCGGATGACAGGGATTTCCCCTTGCGCTTTGCACAATATATACAGTGGTTGCCCGTTACGATTAGCCTATTGATGGCCATCAACTTTTGGGCAGACAATGTATGGGTAAAGTTTGCATGGGATGTACTCTTCACGGTAGTAAACGTATGGTTTGTGTTTTTCACATTGAATCCTTGGCGCAAGCCCATTTTCACGGAGGAAGAAAAAGACATTATCGAGAGGAAAGCCAAATCCAACGGCACTGCATTTCGCCTTTCTGACAAAAAATACGAGGAAATATGCCTCCAACTGCACCATCAGCTCGAGGTTGAGAAAATCTACCTCTCCCCACATCTCACGATGGAAGAACTGCTGAAGCCCCTCTCTTCCAACCGCAATTATTTGAGCGAGGCAATCGCCCGGCTCGGCTATAAATCTTTCTACGACATGATAAACCACTATAGGGTAAATCATGCCATAGAAATGATACAGGAAAACTCCGGAATGAAAATGATAGCCATTGCATTCGAATGCGGCTTTTCATCGCCTGCCGCCATGACAAAGGCGTTCAAGCAGCAAGGATTCCCATCCCCTACAAGCTATAAGACAAAATAG
- a CDS encoding sulfatase-like hydrolase/transferase, with translation MRTDKLFSTLIQGSIGVLSLCGCSDKQLDESQKPEASKNKDGNYNILFILNDQEKYMPELPTGTDYKGRKFLREIGMTFQNHYSCSNVSTPSRSAIYTGCHITETYMMDNTNYPFQGDMDRSLPTLGDLLRKAGYYTAYKGKWHLSKDDTSLEEYGFSDWQTGSDGKDRHGSFQEGYEEDAAIAGEAIDWIQSIGKQKNKDGQSFFLAVNFINPHDIMYYRNGGIRGILETGSAPAAAIYTKKYPDAPLPATVNEDIKAEGRVAAHAEYFSNWNKMTGHTPLTRQGWEDFKDYYLNCIQDADNQLQHLLAYLKENDMLKNTIIIMSSDHGEMMGAHGLKGKGGFMYEDNIHVPLVIYHPEYEGKRTCNSITSHLDITPTILDMTHSDNKKELTSALKGQSMMPLLDNPSLPHRNMDGALFVFDMLSMIDGKFAVSPFDRTYKIHMDKRGFLRGMVNEEYKFARYFSPKGFNTPANLQELYDNNDVEIFAKGSDETDNLGYYADKADALFRKTIAERYNQKLNYLIEKEIGIDDGRETAKYVGGLDPYERK, from the coding sequence ATGAGAACTGATAAACTTTTTTCCACCCTTATACAAGGGAGTATCGGAGTATTGTCGCTATGCGGATGCTCTGACAAGCAGCTCGATGAAAGTCAAAAGCCTGAGGCGTCGAAGAATAAAGACGGGAACTACAACATTCTGTTTATACTCAATGACCAGGAAAAATACATGCCGGAGCTCCCTACGGGAACCGATTACAAGGGAAGAAAGTTCCTTAGAGAGATAGGCATGACGTTTCAGAATCATTACAGTTGTTCAAATGTGTCCACACCATCCCGTTCGGCCATCTACACAGGATGCCATATCACGGAAACGTATATGATGGACAACACCAATTACCCGTTTCAGGGCGATATGGACAGAAGCCTGCCTACTCTGGGAGATTTACTGCGCAAAGCGGGATACTACACTGCCTACAAAGGAAAATGGCATTTGTCGAAGGATGATACTTCGCTGGAAGAGTACGGCTTTTCCGACTGGCAGACCGGCAGTGATGGCAAAGACCGGCATGGCTCCTTTCAGGAAGGATACGAAGAAGATGCTGCCATTGCAGGGGAAGCCATTGACTGGATTCAATCCATCGGGAAACAGAAGAATAAGGACGGGCAGTCGTTTTTCCTTGCCGTAAATTTCATCAACCCGCACGACATCATGTATTACCGGAATGGCGGTATCCGTGGTATTCTTGAGACCGGCTCTGCTCCCGCTGCCGCAATCTATACAAAAAAATATCCAGATGCTCCCCTTCCAGCCACGGTGAATGAAGACATCAAGGCCGAAGGCAGAGTGGCTGCCCATGCCGAATACTTCAGCAATTGGAACAAGATGACAGGGCACACGCCTCTCACCCGGCAGGGATGGGAAGATTTCAAGGACTATTACCTGAACTGCATACAGGACGCGGACAATCAGTTGCAACACCTGTTAGCGTATCTGAAGGAGAACGATATGTTGAAAAATACAATCATCATCATGTCATCCGATCATGGCGAGATGATGGGAGCGCACGGTCTCAAAGGGAAAGGGGGCTTTATGTATGAAGACAATATCCATGTACCCCTTGTCATCTATCATCCCGAATATGAAGGGAAAAGGACGTGCAACAGCATAACGTCACATCTTGATATAACTCCTACCATCCTTGACATGACACATTCCGACAATAAGAAAGAACTTACCTCGGCATTGAAAGGACAAAGCATGATGCCATTGCTCGACAATCCTTCATTGCCGCACAGGAATATGGATGGAGCTTTGTTCGTATTCGACATGCTGTCGATGATTGACGGGAAATTTGCCGTGTCTCCATTCGACAGAACCTATAAGATTCACATGGACAAACGAGGGTTCCTGCGTGGCATGGTGAACGAAGAGTATAAATTCGCACGTTATTTTTCGCCGAAAGGGTTTAATACACCCGCCAATCTACAAGAATTGTATGACAACAATGATGTGGAGATATTCGCAAAAGGCTCTGACGAGACCGATAATCTTGGGTATTATGCCGACAAAGCGGACGCCCTCTTCCGCAAAACAATCGCGGAAAGATACAACCAAAAGCTCAATTACCTGATAGAGAAAGAAATCGGTATTGACGATGGCCGGGAAACGGCTAAATATGTAGGAGGACTTGACCCTTATGAACGGAAGTGA
- a CDS encoding outer membrane beta-barrel protein: MKKIVLLVCLLVATVAAQAQFEKGKWIVNPSVTGLELSHDTGTKKTTFGLEAKGGAFLVDNVALLVNAGARWNDYGGDVDVYSLGVGGRYYIDAVGVYLGANVNVDRWDWGKDNDDTKFSFGLEAGYAFFLSRTVTIEPAAYWNVNSDRSKFGLKVGFGFYF, translated from the coding sequence ATGAAGAAGATTGTATTACTCGTTTGCTTGCTTGTTGCTACAGTGGCAGCACAGGCACAGTTTGAAAAAGGAAAATGGATTGTGAACCCTTCCGTTACGGGACTTGAATTGTCGCATGACACAGGCACTAAAAAGACCACGTTCGGGTTAGAGGCCAAAGGTGGGGCTTTCTTGGTGGATAACGTGGCTTTGCTTGTCAATGCCGGCGCTCGTTGGAACGATTATGGCGGTGATGTGGATGTCTATTCTCTCGGTGTCGGTGGACGCTATTATATTGATGCGGTAGGTGTCTATTTGGGAGCCAATGTGAATGTGGACCGTTGGGACTGGGGAAAAGACAATGACGATACGAAGTTCTCATTCGGTTTGGAAGCCGGTTATGCGTTTTTCCTTTCCCGTACGGTGACCATAGAGCCTGCTGCTTATTGGAATGTCAATAGCGATCGTTCCAAGTTCGGACTGAAAGTGGGATTCGGATTCTATTTTTAA
- a CDS encoding carbon starvation CstA family protein: protein MITFTLCLLALIAGYFLYGRFIERVFGPDDRKTPALTRADGVDYIPLPTWKVFMIQFLNIAGVGPIFGAIMGAMFGTASYLWIVLGSIFAGAVHDYLAGMLSLRHGGESLPEIIGRYLGLTTKQVMRGFTVILMMLVGAVFVASPAGLLAKLTPGCLDNTFWIIVIFVYYILATLLPVDKIIGKVYPLFAIALIFMAVGILVMLYVKHPALPELWDGLQNTHPKAAGNPIFPMMFITIACGAISGFHATQSPLMARCMTSERHGRPIFYGAMITEGIVALVWATVATYFFHKEGMGITDASVVVFDISKGWLGAMGGVLAILGVVAAPITSGDTAFRSARLIVADFLGLEQKSMRKRLYICIPMFVIAVGLLLYSLRDADGFQQIWRYFAWANQTLSVFTLWAITIYLVNARRNYWVTLLPALFMTVVCVTYICFDLRRYVEVSLPQNMPYLVGLLSLLVSAVWFTMWKRKQTPERTKHL, encoded by the coding sequence ATGATTACATTTACGCTTTGCCTGTTGGCACTGATAGCCGGTTATTTTCTTTACGGACGCTTCATCGAGCGTGTCTTCGGCCCCGATGACCGCAAAACGCCTGCCTTGACCCGGGCCGACGGGGTGGATTATATCCCATTGCCCACATGGAAGGTCTTTATGATACAGTTTCTTAATATTGCCGGTGTGGGTCCGATATTCGGCGCGATTATGGGGGCTATGTTCGGAACGGCTTCCTATCTTTGGATCGTCCTCGGTTCTATTTTCGCGGGAGCAGTGCATGATTATCTTGCCGGTATGCTCTCCCTCCGTCATGGCGGAGAGAGTCTTCCTGAAATTATAGGACGCTATTTAGGATTGACCACCAAGCAGGTGATGCGTGGCTTTACGGTTATCCTTATGATGCTGGTGGGGGCGGTGTTTGTCGCTTCTCCGGCAGGTCTGCTTGCCAAACTGACGCCGGGCTGTCTGGATAATACTTTCTGGATTATCGTGATTTTCGTGTATTATATTTTGGCTACCTTGTTGCCGGTTGACAAGATTATCGGTAAGGTTTATCCGTTGTTTGCCATAGCTTTGATTTTTATGGCGGTAGGGATATTGGTTATGCTCTATGTAAAGCATCCCGCACTGCCGGAATTGTGGGACGGATTGCAGAATACTCATCCGAAAGCTGCCGGCAATCCCATCTTCCCGATGATGTTCATTACCATTGCCTGTGGAGCGATTTCCGGTTTCCATGCTACGCAAAGCCCCCTTATGGCACGTTGCATGACCAGTGAACGTCACGGACGCCCTATCTTCTACGGGGCAATGATCACAGAGGGCATCGTGGCACTTGTATGGGCAACCGTAGCCACTTACTTCTTTCATAAAGAAGGTATGGGGATTACGGATGCTTCGGTGGTTGTGTTCGACATCAGTAAGGGGTGGCTGGGAGCTATGGGCGGCGTGCTTGCCATATTGGGAGTGGTTGCAGCACCCATTACCAGTGGCGATACGGCTTTCCGTTCGGCACGCCTTATCGTCGCCGATTTTCTGGGACTGGAACAAAAGTCCATGCGGAAACGTTTGTACATCTGCATCCCCATGTTTGTGATAGCCGTGGGATTGCTGCTTTACAGCCTGCGTGACGCGGATGGCTTTCAGCAAATCTGGCGTTATTTCGCATGGGCCAATCAGACGCTTTCTGTCTTTACGCTTTGGGCTATCACCATATATCTGGTGAACGCGCGGCGCAATTATTGGGTGACTTTGTTGCCTGCCCTGTTTATGACTGTTGTCTGTGTCACTTATATCTGTTTTGACTTGCGCAGATATGTCGAAGTGTCTTTACCTCAGAATATGCCGTACCTTGTCGGCCTGTTGTCCTTGCTGGTATCTGCCGTGTGGTTCACGATGTGGAAACGCAAGCAGACACCGGAACGAACGAAACATCTGTAA
- a CDS encoding glycoside hydrolase family 10 protein: protein MKRILLTLLYSLFLLPLAAQPPKYEVRAAWVTAVYGLDWPRTRATTPESMRRQQDELIEILDKLKAAHFNTVLFQTRTRGDVLYDSSIEPYNSILTGKTGKNPGYDPLAFAVAECHKRGMECHAWMVTIPLGNRKHVAALGKESVTKRKPAICVPYKQEYFLNPGHPQTKEYLMSLVREVVERYDIDGVHFDYLRYPENAPRFADGYDYRKYGNGRSLAQWRRDNLTEIVRYIYKGVKAMKPWVKVSTCPVGKYRDTSRYSSRGWNAFHTVYQDVEGWLGEGIQDQIYPMMYFRGNGFYPFALDWKEQSNGRQIIPGLGIYFLHPDEGDWSTDEIERQINFVRTHGLAGEAHYRVKYLMDDTRNLYGILKDSYYTAPALQPAMPWIDGTPPTAPSSLGIERPADGYTLLRWKPSTDNDKRNEPTYVVYGSDSYPVDTANPENILAQRIQGTEYVYAPILPWNAVRYFAVTAVDRCGNESTPCQSH from the coding sequence ATGAAACGAATACTCCTCACTTTATTATACAGCCTCTTCCTGCTGCCGCTTGCGGCACAGCCTCCCAAATACGAAGTGCGCGCCGCATGGGTCACTGCCGTGTATGGGCTGGACTGGCCCCGGACGCGCGCCACCACCCCCGAAAGCATGCGCAGGCAGCAAGACGAACTTATCGAGATACTGGACAAGCTGAAAGCCGCCCACTTCAACACAGTGTTGTTTCAGACACGTACCCGCGGTGATGTGCTTTATGACTCTTCCATCGAACCCTATAACTCCATCCTGACCGGAAAGACCGGCAAAAATCCCGGTTACGACCCGCTTGCGTTTGCGGTGGCAGAATGCCACAAGCGCGGTATGGAATGCCATGCATGGATGGTAACCATTCCGTTGGGCAACCGCAAGCATGTAGCCGCCTTGGGGAAAGAATCCGTAACCAAAAGAAAACCTGCCATCTGCGTGCCCTACAAGCAGGAATATTTTCTCAATCCCGGACACCCGCAAACCAAGGAATACCTCATGAGCCTTGTCCGTGAAGTGGTGGAACGCTATGACATTGACGGAGTGCACTTCGATTATCTGCGTTATCCGGAAAACGCCCCCCGCTTTGCCGACGGTTATGATTACAGGAAGTACGGCAACGGACGCAGCCTTGCCCAGTGGAGACGGGATAATCTTACCGAAATCGTGCGCTATATATATAAAGGTGTAAAAGCCATGAAACCGTGGGTAAAGGTAAGCACATGTCCCGTGGGGAAATACCGCGACACATCCCGCTACTCATCCCGCGGCTGGAACGCCTTCCACACCGTCTATCAAGATGTCGAAGGATGGCTGGGCGAAGGCATTCAGGACCAGATATACCCCATGATGTACTTCCGTGGAAACGGCTTCTACCCTTTTGCCCTCGACTGGAAAGAGCAAAGCAACGGCCGGCAGATAATCCCCGGACTGGGCATCTACTTCCTCCACCCCGACGAGGGAGACTGGAGCACGGACGAGATAGAGCGACAGATAAACTTTGTACGCACGCACGGGCTGGCCGGAGAAGCACATTATCGCGTAAAGTATCTGATGGACGACACCCGCAACCTATACGGCATACTGAAAGACAGCTATTACACCGCCCCCGCCCTGCAACCCGCCATGCCGTGGATCGACGGCACACCTCCCACCGCCCCCTCAAGCCTCGGCATAGAGAGGCCGGCCGACGGCTACACCTTGCTGCGCTGGAAGCCTTCCACCGACAATGACAAGCGCAACGAACCCACCTACGTAGTCTATGGTTCGGACTCTTATCCGGTGGACACCGCCAATCCCGAAAACATCCTGGCACAGCGGATACAAGGCACGGAATATGTTTACGCGCCCATACTGCCCTGGAACGCCGTGAGATATTTCGCAGTCACGGCAGTGGACCGCTGCGGCAACGAAAGCACGCCCTGCCAGAGCCATTGA
- a CDS encoding ATP-binding protein yields the protein MESFYRTHAYLVEHTNAPVRRDLMDEINWNDRLIGIKGTRGVGKTTFLLQYAKEKFGTDRSCLFINMNNFYFAGHSIVEFAAEFQRRGGKVLLIDQVFKYPDWSKELRMCYDRFSNLKIVFTGSSVMRLKEENLELRDIVKSYNLRGFSFREYLNLQTDMKFRAYSLEEILSNHEQIAKGILSKVRPLDYFQDYLHHGFYPFFLEKRNFSENLLKTMNMMVEVDILLIKQIELKYLSKIKKLLYLLALDGPKAPNVSQLANDIQTSRATVMNYIKYLADARLINMVYPKGEEFPKKPSKIMMHNSNLMYSIYPVKVEEQDVLDTFFANTMWKDHKVNKGDKNISFMVDEVMPFRICPEGMKIKNNPGMTYALHKAEIGRNNLIPLWLFGFLY from the coding sequence ATGGAATCATTCTACCGTACACACGCCTATCTTGTAGAACACACGAATGCCCCCGTCCGCCGGGATCTCATGGATGAGATTAACTGGAACGACCGACTTATCGGCATTAAAGGAACCCGTGGTGTAGGTAAAACCACGTTTCTACTGCAATATGCCAAAGAAAAATTCGGCACTGACCGTTCCTGCCTCTTCATCAACATGAACAACTTCTACTTTGCCGGACACAGTATCGTAGAGTTTGCCGCCGAATTCCAACGCCGCGGAGGAAAGGTGTTGCTAATAGATCAAGTATTCAAATATCCTGACTGGAGTAAAGAACTTCGCATGTGCTACGATCGTTTCTCGAACCTGAAAATTGTATTTACCGGCTCCTCCGTAATGCGTTTGAAGGAAGAAAACCTGGAGTTACGCGACATTGTCAAGAGCTATAACCTGCGCGGATTCTCCTTTCGCGAATACCTGAACCTGCAAACAGACATGAAGTTCCGCGCTTATTCATTAGAAGAAATCCTAAGTAACCACGAACAAATCGCTAAAGGAATTCTTTCCAAAGTACGCCCTTTGGATTATTTTCAGGACTATTTGCATCATGGTTTCTATCCTTTCTTCCTCGAAAAACGCAACTTCTCAGAAAACCTGCTCAAGACCATGAACATGATGGTGGAAGTAGATATCCTGCTCATCAAACAAATAGAGTTGAAATACCTTTCAAAAATAAAGAAATTGTTATATTTGCTGGCATTAGACGGTCCGAAAGCTCCGAACGTAAGCCAGCTTGCTAATGATATACAGACATCACGAGCCACTGTGATGAACTACATCAAATATCTGGCAGACGCACGTCTTATCAATATGGTATATCCCAAAGGAGAAGAGTTCCCCAAAAAACCGTCAAAGATAATGATGCACAATTCAAATCTGATGTACTCCATCTATCCCGTGAAAGTGGAAGAACAGGATGTGCTCGATACATTTTTTGCAAATACAATGTGGAAAGACCACAAAGTGAACAAAGGTGATAAAAACATCTCGTTCATGGTAGATGAGGTGATGCCGTTCAGAATCTGTCCGGAAGGCATGAAGATAAAAAATAATCCGGGTATGACTTATGCATTGCACAAGGCGGAAATAGGCCGGAATAACCTGATTCCTCTCTGGTTGTTCGGTTTCTTATATTAA